A genome region from Triticum aestivum cultivar Chinese Spring chromosome 2B, IWGSC CS RefSeq v2.1, whole genome shotgun sequence includes the following:
- the LOC123040533 gene encoding uncharacterized protein: MPSWNDKETSSEEECEVVSMDMGLMEEPDTTVEPLFCGQLELAHPKCILHQLRPIKRVAFEGPVTGRRFYGCPVQENGVNCGVVEWVDGPWPTVLQRCLCKLWEMFHEQNFGRVQDKEKFEQELARLKSEHERELAKLRTENDKLCIEYTKLVDDVSKMFDWQDGRVDKKQVEEEELEKKKKELEEKAMLEVQMEKLKLAKEQRCILQSQADIIKNTRKAMKDVEVDRDVLKKEKAKLELVVAELLNEGYGSKEKLEQIKAILES, from the exons ATGCCTTCCTGGAACGACAAGGAAACCAGCTCGGAGGAGGAGTGCGAGGTTGTCAGCATGGACATGGGACTTATG GAGGAACCAGACACCACTGTGGAGCCCCTTTTCTGTGGCCAACTTGAGCTTGCTCATCCCAAGTGCATTCTGCACCAACTGAGGCCTATTAAGCGTGTTGCTTTTGAAGGGCCTGTAACAGGGAGGCGTTTCTATGGCTGCCCAGTCCAG GAAAATGGTGTGAATTGTGGTGTTGTAGAGTGGGTTGATGGGCCTTGGCCAACTGTTCTTCAGAGATGTTTGTGCAAGCTATGGGAGATGTTCCATGAGCAGAACTTTGGAAGGGTACAGGACAAGGAGAAGTTTGAGCAGGAGTTGGCCAGGCTTAAGAGTGAACATGAAAGGGAGTTGGCCAAGCTGAGGACTGAAAATGACAAGCTTTGCATTGAGTACACCaagcttgttgatgatgtatccaagATGTTTGATTGGCAGGATGGTAGGGTGGACAAGAAACAAGTGGAGGAGGAAGaacttgagaagaagaagaaggagctagAGGAGAAAGCCATGTTGGAGGTGCAGATGGAAAAGCTCAAACTTGCAAAAGAGCAGAGGTGCATTTTGCAGAGCCAAGCTGATATCATCAAGAACACTAGGAAGGCTATGAAGGATGTTGAAGTTGACAGAGATGTTcttaagaaggagaaggcaaagcttgAGCTTGTTGTTGCTGAGCTGCTGAATGAAGGGTATGGCAGCAAGGAGAAGTTAGAGCAAATCAAGGCCATCCTTGAGTCTTGA